From the Daucus carota subsp. sativus chromosome 8, DH1 v3.0, whole genome shotgun sequence genome, one window contains:
- the LOC108197514 gene encoding probable WRKY transcription factor 53, with protein MGSACNWEKSTIANELIQGMEVARQLKFHLSSSTSSPDTHQRLLQRILSSYDNALLLLNWSESSAVQAQAVPAMVSLPQSPISTEGSPGEFKDHHQDVSKKRKALPTWKDHVRIYFENGVESSAEDGYSWRKYGQKDILGATHPRSYYRCTYRNTQMCYATKQVQRSDNDPTIFEITYKGKHTCLQANNSVPPATPENQELKHESHYHYHHHNQEPTNDVLINFRENLRVETEDLHKKEASDSFSFPQGIENLTGEAQLSSFSQLVNENVMGNFSPSFISPATSGSSYFSVSPYQMNSFGQFPESDHNEIISANTSTSNSPILDLDFQIDHADLDLKFPFDTPGFF; from the exons atggggAGTGCTTGTAACTGGGAGAAGAGTACTATTGCCAATGAGCTGATCCAAGGAATGGAAGTAGCTAGGCAGCTAAAGTTTCACTTGAGCTCATCAACTTCATCACCAGATACTCATCAGAGGCTGCTGCAGAGGATTCTTTCTTCTTATGACAATGCTTTGTTGCTTCTTAACTGGAGTGAGTCCTCAGCAGTGCAGGCTCAGGCTGTGCCAGCCATGGTCAGTCTGCCGCAGTCTCCGATTTCGACTGAGGGGAGTCCAGGGGAATTTAAGGATCATCACCAGGATGTTTCCAAGAAGAG AAAGGCATTGCCTACATGGAAAGACCATGTGAGGATTTATTTTGAGAATGGAGTGGAAAGCTCTGCTGAAGATGGATATAGTTGGAGGAAGTACGGACAAAAGGACATTCTTGGAGCTACTCATCCAAG AAGCTATTACAGATGCACATACAGGAACACTCAAATGTGTTATGCCACAAAGCAAGTTCAAAGATCAGATAATGATCCCACAATATTTGAAATCACTTACAAAGGAAAACATACCTGCCTCCAGGCGAACAACTCAGTTCCACCAGCAACACCGGAGAATCAAGAACTAAAGCACGAGAGCcattatcattatcatcatcataatCAAGAACCAACGAACGATGTGCTTATTAACTTTAGAGAAAATCTAAGAGTTGAAACAGAGGACTTGCATAAGAAGGAAGCCTCGGATTCCTTCTCTTTTCCTCAAGGGATCGAAAATCTGACAGGTGAGGCCCAACTGTCTTCGTTTTCACAACTGGTTAATGAGAATGTGATGGGGAATTTCTCTCCGTCGTTCATTTCTCCGGCCACATCTGGATCAAGCTACTTCTCTGTTTCGCCTTACCAGATGAACAGCTTTGGACAGTTTCCAGAGTCTGATCATAACGAGATAATATCAGCAAACACATCAACCAGCAACTCTCCGATACTGGACTTGGACTTCCAGATTGATCACGCGGATCTTGATCTGAAATTTCCATTTGATACACCAGGATTTTTCTAG